Proteins encoded within one genomic window of Patescibacteria group bacterium:
- a CDS encoding ribonuclease H-like domain-containing protein — MSDNYAVVDIETKDSFADVGAYDASKLNISVVGIYTKADDTFRCLEEHELDQLWPLLEHSDRVIGFNLLGFDYPVMQKYYRGKLADLNTLDILYEFKKHHGFRIKLDSLAQDTLGVGKSGDGLKAIRLFAQGKMDELKSYCLDDVRITRDLFLRGIETGELSFQDKGVKRAWKVDWVIHKPEGSGGVLTLPF, encoded by the coding sequence ATGTCAGATAATTATGCCGTGGTGGACATTGAAACCAAAGATAGCTTTGCCGATGTCGGTGCCTACGACGCATCCAAATTAAATATCTCTGTGGTTGGCATTTATACCAAAGCCGACGATACTTTTAGATGTCTGGAAGAACACGAATTAGATCAGCTGTGGCCACTGCTTGAGCACTCCGACCGCGTAATTGGTTTTAATTTACTCGGATTTGACTATCCGGTAATGCAAAAATACTATCGCGGCAAACTGGCCGATCTGAATACACTAGACATTCTATATGAATTCAAAAAACACCACGGTTTTCGTATCAAACTAGATTCGCTTGCACAAGACACGCTTGGTGTTGGAAAATCGGGTGATGGATTGAAAGCAATCAGACTATTTGCACAGGGCAAAATGGATGAACTAAAGAGTTACTGTTTAGATGATGTTCGCATTACTCGCGACCTGTTTTTACGAGGTATTGAAACAGGTGAATTATCTTTTCAAGATAAAGGGGTAAAGCGGGCTTGGAAAGTTGATTGGGTTATCCACAAGCCGGAAGGCTCAGGTGGGGTTCTTACGCTCCCGTTCTAA